The Paenibacillus urinalis genome includes a window with the following:
- a CDS encoding tyrosine-type recombinase/integrase, with translation MALSPEEQAKLKQSYERRSNFGGKHYSGNKKEKLSKKKKAEMAASGEKPVKKSKVQRKLGHMTSNERAELFNLKKQADDLFIANSRIGHKESNHHDGTEYSKGTKSDIATPGELRVAGVHSTDTWKTYRKRVDTFLKFAYENFGVKTLEELDNPTILGSFLESHISKNSSAKTIGSYMSGIKKLVEIGNSDRGFNVDMSGLLSDKSLYENRFLYKKEDYRRGKTIPAKEDESENKKQKPQNGYTLREAQIIAKHAGKLFSPREQALVEVFTYGAPRADEVLGIKWRQLDFGSNRVYLDDDNQNKNGRIRFIELPEKTMETLRDIWDSGIAGNNKETRIWGSKMNETDVRNIIKDACASGKVGYSALHDFRKANNEYIRREVKSGRLTREELADRTMAHVSIKDKNGNMPLNPIVNKVEIRYRKDEKGKSRPYKVIDNTVKEPLFTREKLLAMSDKMLIKAYMAQVLGHNRTSSVNPYDNG, from the coding sequence ATGGCGTTAAGTCCTGAAGAACAAGCAAAACTGAAGCAATCGTATGAAAGACGCAGCAATTTTGGGGGCAAGCACTACAGCGGAAATAAAAAAGAGAAGCTTTCGAAAAAGAAAAAAGCAGAGATGGCGGCGAGCGGCGAAAAACCGGTCAAAAAATCGAAGGTACAGCGAAAACTCGGTCACATGACATCGAATGAACGTGCCGAGCTCTTCAATCTCAAAAAACAAGCTGATGACCTATTTATCGCAAATTCGCGTATCGGACATAAAGAATCGAACCATCACGATGGCACCGAGTACAGCAAAGGCACGAAAAGCGATATCGCTACGCCTGGAGAATTGCGGGTGGCGGGCGTGCATTCGACGGATACGTGGAAAACGTACCGCAAACGCGTGGACACGTTCTTAAAATTCGCTTACGAAAATTTTGGTGTAAAAACGCTCGAAGAATTGGACAATCCAACCATTTTAGGATCGTTTTTAGAGTCCCATATCAGTAAAAACAGCTCGGCTAAAACAATTGGCAGTTACATGAGCGGTATAAAAAAACTCGTTGAAATCGGAAATTCGGATCGCGGTTTTAATGTGGATATGTCTGGTCTATTATCGGATAAATCGCTTTACGAAAATCGATTTTTATATAAAAAAGAAGATTACCGACGCGGCAAAACGATTCCAGCAAAAGAAGATGAATCGGAAAATAAAAAACAAAAACCGCAAAACGGTTATACGTTGCGTGAAGCTCAAATTATCGCTAAACACGCGGGTAAATTGTTTTCACCTCGCGAACAAGCGCTGGTCGAAGTGTTCACTTACGGCGCGCCGCGTGCGGACGAAGTACTTGGTATCAAGTGGCGGCAGCTCGATTTTGGATCTAATCGCGTCTACCTGGACGATGACAACCAAAATAAAAACGGGCGAATCCGTTTTATTGAACTTCCGGAAAAAACAATGGAAACGCTGAGAGACATTTGGGATAGTGGCATTGCCGGAAACAATAAAGAAACGCGGATTTGGGGCTCTAAAATGAACGAAACGGACGTACGCAACATCATAAAAGATGCGTGTGCTTCGGGTAAAGTTGGCTATTCCGCTTTGCATGACTTCCGCAAAGCAAACAATGAATACATTAGACGCGAAGTCAAAAGTGGACGATTAACCCGCGAAGAACTCGCTGATCGTACGATGGCGCACGTTAGCATTAAGGACAAAAACGGCAATATGCCACTAAATCCAATCGTCAATAAAGTAGAGATCCGTTACCGCAAAGACGAAAAAGGCAAAAGTCGCCCTTACAAGGTGATAGATAACACTGTTAAAGAACCTCTTTTTACGCGTGAAAAGCTGCTCGCAATGTCCGATAAAATGCTCATTAAAGCATATATGGCACAAGTTTTGGGTCACAATCGAACGTCGAGCGTCAATCCGTACGACAACGGCTAA